The following coding sequences lie in one Rutidosis leptorrhynchoides isolate AG116_Rl617_1_P2 chromosome 6, CSIRO_AGI_Rlap_v1, whole genome shotgun sequence genomic window:
- the LOC139855309 gene encoding tryptophan decarboxylase TDC1-like — protein MGSLPSEFITKCLDSQDFKPLDPEEFREIAHKTVDFIADYYKYIEKYPVLSQVQPGYLLNRLPKSPPNTPESFDTILKDVQNDIIPGMTHWLSPNFFAYFPATVSSAAFVGEMLCTCFNSVGFNWLASPAATELEMVVMDWLATMLQLPKTFMFSGSGGGVIQPTTSESILCTLVAARDRTLNEIGVEHIGKLVVYGSDQTHSMYLKVCKLAGIYPVNIRSIPTSVENDFSLSPKVLKDFIEADVAKGFIPLYLCVTMGTTSTTAVDPIKDLADVANEYRVWMHVDAAYGGSACICPEYRHFLDGVEQVDSLSLSPHKWLLSYLDCCCLWVKSPNLIVSALSTNPEYLRNKVSDSGSMVSYKDWQVGTGRRFNSLRLWFILRSYGVENLQNHIRADINMAIMFEQLVRSDPRFEIVVPRRFSLVCYRLKQFNGFESGYVELLNKKLLDRVNSTGRVYMTHTVVGGIYMLRFAVGATLTEKCHVVAAWELISDMADELVKECYSSN, from the coding sequence ATGGGCAGCCTTCCATCTGAGTTTATCACAAAGTGTTTAGATTCACAAGACTTTAAGCCTTTAGACCCTGAAGAATTTCGTGAAATAGCACACAAAACAGTCGATTTCATCGCTGATTACTACAAATACATCGAAAAATACCCTGTTTTAAGCCAAGTTCAACCCGGTTACTTACTTAACCGACTGCCTAAAAGCCCGCCAAATACACCCGAATCATTTGATACAATCTTAAAAGATGTACAAAATGATATTATTCCTGGTATGACACATTGGTTAAGTCCTAACTTTTTTGCATACTTTCCAGCTACAGTTAGTTCGGCTGCATTTGTTGGTGAAATGTTGTGCACTTGTTTTAATTCGGTTGGGTTCAATTGGCTCGCTTCACCGGCTGCAACCGAGCTCGAGATGGTTGTGATGGATTGGCTAGCCACCATGCTTCAACTCCCGAAAACATTCATGTTTTCCGGTTCTGGAGGGGGGGTGATACAACCTACTACAAGTGAGTCAATTTTGTGCACACTTGTTGCAGCTAGAGACCGTACGCTTAACGAAATCGGGGTCGAACATATTGGGAAATTAGTGGTATATGGGTCAGATCAAACACACTCTATGTACTTAAAAGTGTGCAAATTAGCGGGTATATATCCGGTAAATATTCGGTCTATACCCACGAGTGTAGAAAATGATTTCTCACTTTCACCTAAGGTTTTAAAAGATTTCATAGAAGCTGACGTGGCAAAAGGATTTATTCCACTTTATTTATGTGTTACAATGGGGACTACATCGACAACCGCGGTGGACCCGATCAAAGATCTAGCTGACGTGGCAAATGAGTATAGAGTCTGGATGCATGTTGACGCGGCTTATGGTGGGAGCGCGTGTATATGCCCAGAGTATCGACATTTTCTTGATGGAGTTGAGCAAGTAGATTCGCTAAGTTTGAGCCCACATAAGTGGTTACTTAGTTACTTGGATTGTTGTTGTCTTTGGGTCAAAAGCCCAAACTTGATTGTGAGTGCACTTAGTACTAATCCGGAGTATTTAAGAAATAAGGTTAGTGATTCGGGCTCGATGGTTAGTTACAAGGATTGGCAAGTGGGGACGGGCAGACGTTTTAATTCTCTACGTTTGTGGTTCATTTTACGAAGCTATGGTGTTGAAAACCTACAAAATCACATCCGGGCGGATATAAATATGGCGATAATGTTTGAACAATTAGTACGATCGGACCCAAGGTTCGAAATCGTGGTGCCAAGGCGGTTTTCGTTGGTGTGTTATAGGTTGAAACAGTTTAATGGGTTTGAGTCGGGCTATGTTGAGTTGCTTAATAAGAAGCTCCTTGACCGAGTCAATTCTACAGGTCGGGTTTACATGACTCACACAGTGGTTGGAGGGATTTATATGCTGAGGTTCGCGGTGGGAGCCACACTCACGGAAAAATGCCACGTGGTTGCTGCTTGGGAACTAATAAGTGACATGGCAGATGAGTTGGTCAAAGAGTGTTATTCTTCAAATTAA
- the LOC139851428 gene encoding G-type lectin S-receptor-like serine/threonine-protein kinase At2g19130, with product MVFFQLLCFSLIISLSSGADTITANQSISGDQTITSKNETFELGFFRAGNSSNYYIGIWYKKVSTKTIAWVANRETPVSDTFNSQLLIQDGNLVLLNESKLPIWSTGVNSSKSNSVVAVLNDYGNLVLRNNGSNSDEHIWQSFDFPADTWLPGGRIAYNNITGRKQLLTSWKSTEDPAEGLFSLELDPIGAQYIIKWNRTTQYWTSGSWNEKEKIFELVPEMRLNYIYNFSYISNENESYFTYSLYNPTIISRFVMDISGQIKQSSWLEPSQQWQLFWSQPRQQCEVYDYCGAFGSCRQTGLPFCNCLTGFTPRSQTDWDLSDFSGGCVRKTDLQCGRTNEKYEFLPISSSNSRKSPNSTALSVGTSRECESSCLNNCTCNAYSYDISNGCSIWSTQLLDLSDDNSNEVTVYVKVASKDLPSKSKNNAVIIGAVVGSVVGVVILVGLVWFLIYRNRKSAGKTTVEGSLVSFVYRDLQIATKNFSDKLGGGGFGSVFKGTLPDSSIVAVKRLEGVSQGEKQFRTEVSTIGAIQHVNLVRLRGFCSDNNSKLLVYDYMANGSLDAHLFSTEKLLDWKTRYQIALGTARGLVYLHEKCRDCIIHCDIKPENILLDDDLCPKVADFGLAKLVGRDFSRVLTTMRGTRGYLAPEWLSGIAITTKADVYSYGMMIFEFISGKRNAESQQGKNKFFPMQASNVLMTGDDIISLLDPRLNGEANVDEVLKLCKVACWCIQDDEESRPAMSQVEQILDGVLDVNMPPMPRSLKLFADNDDHVVFYTESSSSQTSQTQSNPSTGGSQATSTS from the coding sequence ATGGTGTTTTTCCAATTACTCTGTTTTTCTCTTATAATTTCTCTATCATCTGGAGCTGACACCATCACTGCAAATCAATCTATTTCTGGAGATCAAACAATTACTTCAAAAAATGAAACTTTTGAGTTGGGATTCTTCAGAGCAGGTAATTCATCTAACTATTATATTGGCATATGGTATAAGAAGGTTTCCACAAAAACTATTGCATGGGTTGCTAATAGAGAAACACCTGTTTCTGATACATTCAATTCACAATTGTTAATTCAAGATGGGAATCTAGTGTTATTAAATGAGTCAAAGTTACCAATTTGGTCAACTGGAGTCAACTCCTCAAAGTCAAACTCTGTAGTTGCTGTTCTTAATGATTATGGTAACTTAGTTTTGAGAAATAATGGGTCAAATTCAGATGAACATATTTGGCAAAGTTTTGATTTTCCTGCTGATACTTGGTTACCTGGTGGTAGAATTGCTTATAATAATATAACCGGAAGAAAACAACTTTTAACTTCATGGAAAAGTACTGAAGATCCTGCTGAAGGATTGTTTTCTTTAGAGCTTGATCCAATTGGGGCCCAATATATTATTAAATGGAATAGAACTACTCAATATTGGACTAGTGGATCTtggaatgaaaaagaaaagatttttGAATTAGTTCCTGAAATGAGGTTGAATTATATCTATAATTTTAGTTATATTTCGAATGAAAACGAGAGTTATTTCACTTATTCGTTGTATAATCCGACGATTATATCAAGATTTGTTATGGATATTTCTGGTCAAATCAAGCAATCTTCATGGTTAGAACCTTCACAACAATGGCAATTGTTTTGGTCTCAACCAAGACAACAATGTGAGGTTTATGATTATTGTGGTGCTTTTGGTTCTTGTAGACAAACCGGTTTACCGTTTTGCAACTGCTTAACTGGTTTCACTCCTAGATCACAGACTGATTGGGATCTAAGTGATTTCTCCGGTGGTTGTGTCAGAAAAACCGATTTACAATGCGGAAGAACAAACGAAAAATACGAGTTTCTCCCTATTTCATCTTCGAATTCAAGGAAGTCTCCAAATTCGACTGCTTTAAGCGTTGGAACCTCTCGAGAATGCGAGAGTTCATGCTTGAATAACTGCACGTGTAACGCGTACTCTTATGACATCAGCAATGGTTGTTCGATTTGGAGTACACAACTTTTGGATCTTTCAGACgataatagtaacgaagtaacagtATATGTCAAAGTTGCTTCAAAAGATCTTCCTAGTAAAAGTAAGAATAATGCGGTTATTATTGGTGCGGTTGTTGGCTCGGTTGTAGGTGTGGTCATACTCGTCGGTTTGGTTTGGTTTCTGATATATCGAAATAGAAAATCGGCTGGTAAAACAACAGTTGAAGGCTCGTTGGTTTCGTTTGTTTATCGAGATTTACAAATTGCTACCAAGAATTTTTCCGATAAATTAGGAGGAGGTGGGTTCGGTTCTGTTTTCAAGGGCACGTTGCCTGATTCGAGTATCGTTGCAGTTAAGAGACTCGAAGGTGTTAGTCAAGGAGAAAAACAGTTTCGAACAGAAGTTAGTACAATTGGGGCCATTCAACATGTGAATCTTGTACGTCTACGTGGATTTTGTTCGGATAATAATAGTAAGTTATTAGTGTACGATTACATGGCGAATGGTTCTCTAGACGCGCATCTTTTTAGTACCGAGAAGCTTCTAGATTGGAAAACGAGGTATCAGATTGCGCTCGGAACTGCACGAGGGTTGGTTTATCTTCACGAAAAATGTCGTGATTGTATCATTCATTGTGATATAAAGCCGGAAAACATTCTTTTAGACGATGATTTATGTCCAAAAGTGGCGGATTTTGGTCTTGCAAAGCTCGTGGGTCGAGATTTTAGTAGGGTTTTGACAACAATGAGGGGAACTAGAGGATATTTAGCACCCGAATGGTTATCGGGAATAGCTATTACAACGAAAGCAGACGTTTATAGCTACGGAATGATGATTTTCGAGTTCATAAGTGGTAAACGAAACGCAGAATCACAACAAGGGAAAAACAAATTTTTCCCTATGCAAGCTTCAAATGTTCTTATGACAGGTGATGATATTATTAGTCTTTTAGACCCAAGATTAAACGGTGAAGCAAATGTTGATGAAGTTTTAAAACTATGTAAAGTTGCTTGTTGGTGTATACAAGACGATGAAGAAAGTCGGCCTGCTATGAGTCAAGTTGAACAGATTCTTGATGGCGTTTTGGACGTTAACATGCCACCTATGCCGCGATCTCTTAAGTTGTTTGCTGATAATGATGATCATGTCGTGTTTTATACTGAGTCATCGTCGAGTCAAACTTCACAAACGCAAAGTAACCCTTCGACCGGTGGTTCTCAGGCAACGAGCACGAGTTGA